The stretch of DNA GTGTACCATCAAGGGTTGTGTACCAGTTGATATGTTCGTCACCACGCAAGATGACAGTAATAACAGAACCATCAGCTTGTCTTACTTGTACAGGGATTGATTCTGCCTTTGCTGCCCAAGTAGTAAGGGAATAAAGCATTAAACATACAATGAGAGATAGTTGTTTTAATGTTTTAATCATATCTTTAGTTTAAGTTCGTTTACTTAGTTTATTATAGAAATATTGTCCCTTCTTCTGTGTACGTCTGCCAAACTCAATAGCATGATGTGGGCAATGGTGATAACAAGAGAAACAGGTGAGGCATTTGCCATTATGCAGCCATTCAGGTTCGTAGCCTAAGCCACCTTTAATGTCATCAACAGGGCAGACGTTAGCACAGATACCGCACTTTACACATAGACGATGATCTACATGAAAGGGATGATCTGTGATAAGGAAGTGCTCAAAGAAACCTCCTACAGGACCAGAGAAGAACGAAGGAATAGGACCACGTTTCAGTTGTTGCCAACCCCAAATTTGTTGATTCTCCGCAAAAGGACGTTCTTTCAGAACCTTTGAGAATTCTTTTAACTGCGTTGAGGCAAGTGTCTTTTTTTCTAATTCTTTCTCTTTTGT from Prevotella scopos JCM 17725 encodes:
- a CDS encoding EFR1 family ferrodoxin (N-terminal region resembles flavodoxins. C-terminal ferrodoxin region binds two 4Fe-4S clusters.); this translates as MIFYFSGTGNSKWAAQTLALDTDDTLVAIPEVINSDCSFTLQKDEHVGFIFPIHGWRVPSIVKDFITKLTIKTEEADASRIKHYCFCLVTAGDTIGKAVERFQQQLETSAVGDALSLKAVCSLIMPESYVGLPGMDVDTKEKELEKKTLASTQLKEFSKVLKERPFAENQQIWGWQQLKRGPIPSFFSGPVGGFFEHFLITDHPFHVDHRLCVKCGICANVCPVDDIKGGLGYEPEWLHNGKCLTCFSCYHHCPHHAIEFGRRTQKKGQYFYNKLSKRT